A genomic region of Streptomyces rimosus contains the following coding sequences:
- a CDS encoding diacylglycerol kinase catalytic domain-containing protein encodes MVIDPVARRTDGESVRIAKDVLCAGAAAKICLPDGPEEYARALARRGHRRPVVIGDDRALLRAVALLHKERDLAGVALAVVPVGAPGAVALSRALGVPTDTVAAARTVLDGTEQSLHLLTDDSDGIVVGGLDIPSGTEEDGRPRRRKRSGGARLPGPRGGSGGAGEEAQDAAGALAPEEGPGADARPDAPAAWWRAPLRKARAALALLTARTRPAAGDPVATPGHRLRVEADGVVLADLDRPVRWVSVTPGDGADGSGLAEIVVHWQAAEPPVRARARAVTVSGADFRYRADVVVGGPVRTRTWTVQPDAWRLTLPHD; translated from the coding sequence GTGGTCATCGACCCGGTCGCCCGCAGAACGGACGGGGAATCCGTACGCATCGCCAAGGACGTCCTGTGCGCGGGCGCGGCCGCGAAAATCTGTCTTCCGGACGGGCCGGAGGAGTACGCGCGGGCGCTGGCCCGCCGCGGCCATCGCCGCCCGGTGGTGATCGGGGACGACCGCGCCCTGCTGCGGGCGGTGGCGTTGCTGCACAAGGAGCGCGACCTGGCGGGGGTGGCCCTCGCGGTCGTGCCGGTCGGGGCGCCGGGCGCGGTGGCGCTGTCGCGCGCGCTGGGCGTGCCGACCGACACCGTCGCGGCGGCGCGGACGGTCCTGGACGGTACGGAACAGAGCCTGCACCTGCTCACGGACGACAGTGACGGCATCGTTGTGGGCGGCCTGGACATTCCGTCCGGGACGGAGGAGGACGGACGGCCCCGCCGCCGCAAGCGCTCCGGTGGGGCGCGGCTGCCGGGGCCCCGGGGAGGGTCGGGTGGGGCGGGCGAGGAAGCGCAGGACGCGGCCGGGGCCCTGGCGCCGGAAGAGGGACCGGGGGCCGATGCCCGCCCGGACGCGCCCGCCGCATGGTGGCGGGCACCGCTCCGTAAGGCCCGCGCGGCCCTCGCGCTGCTGACCGCCCGTACCCGCCCGGCGGCCGGTGACCCGGTGGCCACGCCCGGCCACCGGCTGCGGGTCGAGGCGGACGGCGTGGTGCTGGCCGACCTGGACCGGCCGGTGCGGTGGGTGTCGGTGACGCCGGGCGACGGCGCGGACGGCAGCGGGCTGGCCGAGATCGTCGTCCACTGGCAGGCGGCCGAGCCTCCGGTACGGGCCCGCGCGCGGGCGGTGACCGTGTCCGGCGCGGACTTCCGCTACCGGGCGGACGTGGTGGTCGGCGGCCCGGTCAGGACCCGTACGTGGACGGTGCAGCCGGACGCCTGGCGGCTGACGCTGCCGCACGACTGA
- a CDS encoding ABC transporter permease, translating to MTAVTLPAAARTGGSRDLASTGTLLRLALRRDRLMIPAWVVLLGLTVVSMSGALKKLYDTPAKRADVASSMTGNGSLRALYGPVFSDSLGGLTAWRIGGIAALLAGVMSLLIVVRHTREEEETGRQELLSAAMVGRRAPLTAALLAAFVADAALALLIAAGLAGAGQPAGGALALGLAVGGTGLVFAGLAAITAQLTESARAAKGLAGAVLGAAFVLRAAGDAATEDASSPLIWASPVGWAEQLRAFADERWWVLLLFLAGTAVTVGAAYALTARRDLGMSFLPARPGPARAPASLNGATGLAWRLQRTTLFGWAAGFLAAGAVFGGIIDGASDLVGDNEQARQIFERMGGRQGLSEAFISALTGMLGMVAAIYAAGAVLRLRGEETGDRAEPVLAGAVGRLRWAAGHLAVAFLGTALILLLGGLGLGLTYGLTTGDVSGQLGPAVGGVLAQAPAVWTLTGLAVLLVGALPKAAVGTWAVVGGCLGIGWVGPAVQLPQWVMNLSPFSHLPKLPGGEATAAPFLWLLALTAVFVTAGLTALRRRDIG from the coding sequence ATGACCGCCGTGACGCTCCCCGCGGCCGCCCGCACCGGCGGCTCCCGCGACCTGGCCAGCACCGGCACCCTGCTGCGCCTGGCGCTGCGCCGCGACCGGCTGATGATCCCGGCCTGGGTGGTGCTGCTCGGACTGACCGTCGTCAGCATGAGCGGCGCCCTCAAGAAGCTCTACGACACGCCCGCAAAGCGCGCCGACGTGGCAAGTTCGATGACCGGCAACGGCTCCCTGCGCGCCCTCTACGGCCCGGTGTTCAGTGACTCCCTCGGCGGCCTGACCGCCTGGCGCATCGGCGGCATCGCCGCGCTGCTGGCCGGCGTGATGAGCCTGCTGATCGTCGTACGCCACACCCGCGAGGAGGAGGAGACCGGCCGCCAGGAACTACTCTCGGCGGCCATGGTCGGCCGGCGCGCCCCGCTCACCGCCGCCCTGCTCGCCGCGTTCGTCGCCGACGCCGCGCTGGCCCTGCTCATCGCGGCCGGGCTGGCCGGGGCCGGGCAGCCGGCGGGCGGCGCGCTGGCCCTCGGCCTCGCCGTCGGCGGCACCGGCCTGGTCTTCGCGGGCTTGGCGGCGATCACCGCCCAGCTCACCGAGAGCGCCCGGGCCGCCAAGGGGCTGGCCGGGGCCGTCCTGGGCGCGGCCTTCGTCCTGCGGGCCGCGGGCGACGCCGCCACCGAGGACGCCTCCTCCCCGCTGATCTGGGCCTCGCCGGTCGGCTGGGCGGAGCAACTGCGCGCTTTCGCCGACGAGCGCTGGTGGGTTCTGCTGCTCTTCCTCGCCGGTACGGCCGTCACGGTCGGCGCGGCGTACGCGCTCACCGCCCGCCGCGACCTCGGCATGAGCTTCCTGCCCGCCCGGCCGGGCCCGGCCCGCGCGCCCGCTTCCCTGAACGGCGCCACCGGCCTGGCCTGGCGGCTCCAGCGGACCACCCTGTTCGGCTGGGCGGCCGGCTTCCTGGCCGCAGGTGCCGTCTTCGGCGGCATCATCGACGGCGCGTCCGACCTGGTCGGCGACAACGAGCAGGCCCGGCAGATATTCGAGCGGATGGGCGGCCGGCAGGGCCTCTCCGAGGCTTTCATATCCGCCCTGACCGGCATGCTCGGCATGGTCGCGGCGATCTACGCGGCGGGCGCGGTGCTCCGGCTGCGCGGCGAGGAGACCGGCGACCGCGCCGAACCGGTGCTGGCGGGCGCCGTCGGACGGCTGCGCTGGGCCGCCGGGCACCTGGCCGTCGCCTTCCTCGGCACGGCCCTCATCCTGCTCCTGGGCGGCCTGGGCCTCGGCCTCACGTACGGCCTGACGACCGGCGACGTGAGCGGACAGCTCGGCCCCGCGGTGGGCGGGGTACTGGCCCAGGCCCCGGCGGTCTGGACGCTCACCGGCCTGGCGGTGCTGCTGGTCGGCGCGCTGCCCAAGGCCGCGGTCGGCACCTGGGCCGTGGTCGGCGGCTGCCTCGGCATCGGCTGGGTGGGCCCGGCCGTACAGCTCCCCCAGTGGGTGATGAACCTGTCCCCGTTCAGCCACCTGCCGAAGCTGCCGGGCGGCGAGGCCACCGCGGCACCGTTCCTGTGGCTGCTCGCCCTGACGGCGGTGTTCGTGACGGCGGGCCTGACCGCGTTGCGCCGCCGCGACATCGGCTGA
- a CDS encoding ABC transporter ATP-binding protein, which yields MTKAITVSGLRKAFGRTQALDGLDLDVEAGEVHGFLGPNGAGKSTTIRVLLGLLRADGGGARLLGKDPWRDAVALHRRVAYVPGDVTLWRNLSGGEVIDLYGRLRGGLDRARRAELLERFELDPTKKGRTYSKGNRQKVALVAAFASDVDLLILDEPTSGLDPLMEEVFQDCVEEERDRGRTVLLSSHVLSEVEALCDRVSIIRKGRTVESGSLADLRHLTRTSVTAELAGAPDGLSRLPGVHDLDIQGHRVRLQVDTDKLDAVLRSLSRSGVRSLTSTPPTLEELFLRHYQDDIRGDRAPATAASVPEKAALR from the coding sequence ATGACGAAGGCAATCACGGTGTCCGGCCTCCGCAAGGCGTTCGGCCGGACCCAGGCGCTGGACGGTCTCGACCTCGACGTCGAGGCCGGCGAGGTGCACGGATTCCTCGGGCCCAACGGCGCGGGCAAGTCCACGACCATCCGCGTCCTGCTCGGCCTGCTGCGTGCCGACGGGGGTGGCGCGCGGCTGCTCGGCAAGGACCCGTGGCGCGACGCCGTCGCGCTGCACCGCCGCGTCGCGTACGTCCCCGGGGACGTCACCCTGTGGCGCAACCTCTCCGGCGGCGAGGTCATCGATCTGTACGGGCGGCTGCGCGGCGGCCTGGACCGGGCCCGCCGGGCCGAGCTCCTGGAGCGCTTCGAGCTGGACCCCACCAAGAAGGGCCGGACGTACTCCAAGGGCAACCGCCAGAAGGTCGCCCTGGTCGCCGCGTTCGCCTCCGACGTGGACCTGCTCATCCTCGACGAGCCCACCTCCGGGCTGGACCCGCTGATGGAGGAGGTCTTCCAGGACTGCGTCGAGGAGGAGCGCGACCGCGGCCGTACGGTGCTCCTCTCCAGCCATGTGCTGTCCGAGGTCGAGGCGCTGTGCGACCGCGTCAGCATCATCCGCAAGGGCCGCACCGTCGAGTCCGGCTCCCTCGCCGACCTGCGGCACCTCACCCGTACGAGCGTGACCGCCGAACTGGCCGGCGCGCCCGACGGCCTCTCCCGCCTGCCCGGCGTCCACGACCTCGACATACAGGGCCACCGGGTCCGGCTCCAGGTGGACACCGACAAGCTGGACGCGGTGCTGCGCTCGCTCAGCCGGTCCGGCGTCCGCAGCCTGACCAGCACACCGCCGACGCTGGAGGAGCTGTTCCTGCGGCACTACCAGGACGACATCCGCGGCGACCGGGCCCCGGCCACCGCCGCCTCCGTTCCCGAGAAGGCGGCCCTGCGATGA
- a CDS encoding RloB family protein, with protein sequence MYIFTEGEVTEPEYIDIILKNGTPAEVGRTVDHHIVNSSAKGDGRKPYRMVKDAVRTLRQVEREAKAAGLKRDKDWNWPQVWVLFDRDDHQSIPEAMRLAEKEDIWIAYSHPCFELWRLLHYTNYTSTFGGVCGDATTRLRSRDGFDATYGSGARPVSGQQAKHVRNDQVLSKNKRRYLDAKKYAQQINNRHSSTNPNDCDPYTDVWRFVEDGLLLSGY encoded by the coding sequence GTGTACATCTTCACCGAGGGCGAAGTGACGGAGCCCGAGTACATCGACATCATCCTCAAGAACGGCACCCCGGCCGAGGTCGGCCGCACGGTGGATCACCACATCGTGAACTCAAGCGCCAAAGGGGATGGACGCAAGCCGTATCGCATGGTCAAAGACGCCGTTCGCACTTTGCGACAGGTCGAGCGAGAGGCCAAGGCTGCCGGTCTGAAGCGGGACAAGGACTGGAACTGGCCCCAGGTGTGGGTGCTCTTCGACCGCGATGACCACCAGAGCATCCCGGAAGCCATGCGGCTGGCGGAGAAAGAGGATATCTGGATCGCCTACTCGCACCCCTGCTTCGAGCTGTGGCGGCTGCTGCACTACACGAACTACACCAGCACGTTCGGCGGGGTCTGTGGTGACGCCACCACCCGTCTGCGGTCGCGGGACGGTTTCGACGCGACGTACGGGAGCGGGGCACGGCCCGTATCCGGACAGCAGGCGAAGCACGTACGGAACGACCAGGTACTGAGTAAGAACAAGCGTCGTTACCTGGACGCCAAGAAGTACGCACAACAGATCAACAACCGTCACTCCTCGACCAACCCCAACGACTGTGACCCGTACACGGACGTCTGGCGGTTCGTGGAGGACGGTCTCCTCCTCAGCGGCTATTAG
- a CDS encoding type I restriction-modification system subunit M: MAKLTLDQLERHLFAAADILRGTMDAAEYRDFLLVLLFLKRANDEFEAVRDRIIIDEMASGATREEAEEEADEPARYTARRIMYVPKEARWERLAGAVDDVATKYLQPALEALEGQKGNERLRGLFGHVNFNRIGGGGGTGASAARLADKRLSALIGHFGSLRLRGEDFEFPDVIGAAYEYLLKDFADSAGAKGGEFYTPRAVVRMMVELARPQAGQSVYDPCVGSGGMLIHAKEYIEEHGGDTEDLALAGQDANNGSWVMATMNMLFHGASDFDLRTGDTLTNPLHLHNSYDVVLSNPPFSMDYKAAEVSDLEERMPYGQTSEKGKADLMFLQHMLHMAKGRGGSVFTVMPHGVLFRGGAEGDIRAELIEKDLLEAVIGLPPNLFYGTGIPACVLVLRARGRKRTDRHDKVLFINADREFHAERAQNVLLPEHVEKIVSTFHAPTANGDVPRFARWVERKELRENKYNLNIRRYVDNTPPPEPQDVQAHLTGGVPRAEIEVDEKKKLLKAYDVQVTDLFQERPSDGNGSGPAYVDFLPAERRPDAERLTELAKSREQELWTAFDKWWTTETDQIAALAPYDEDDRTEFEKRAQLARLRADLINSFRELLLGVGLLDRYALAGAVAGWWQDARNELKALAGNGFKGVVEGWVDTVETMLNPEPNPWTGGARKRSGAERREAYAHKVVARIAPKFLNDLAEADARKAELDTKVKAAEEAEAARAAAAVGVTDDGESTEPSDNTVLDPAVADALLSEADLKKLKRDRTAAGKAVKALEEAFYPLDGMGAEATAAAPTAKQKKAAGFAEQTAMSVTPGLHEARDVLDDAGAREVVLGILRDDLASKLEGHVIRRRRKLVDAYLGWERKYLVSLRDIEARREAAAERLNGFLEELGYVG, encoded by the coding sequence GTGGCCAAGCTCACGCTCGATCAACTGGAGCGCCACCTCTTCGCGGCGGCGGACATCCTGCGCGGCACCATGGATGCTGCCGAGTACCGCGACTTCCTGCTGGTGCTGCTCTTCCTCAAGCGGGCGAACGACGAGTTCGAGGCCGTCCGAGACCGGATCATCATCGATGAAATGGCGTCGGGTGCTACGCGCGAGGAAGCCGAGGAAGAGGCGGACGAGCCCGCCCGCTACACGGCCCGTCGGATCATGTACGTCCCCAAAGAGGCCCGCTGGGAGCGGCTGGCTGGCGCGGTCGACGACGTGGCGACGAAGTACCTCCAGCCGGCACTGGAAGCGCTTGAGGGCCAGAAGGGCAACGAGCGCCTGCGCGGCCTGTTCGGTCATGTGAACTTCAACCGGATCGGCGGGGGCGGTGGTACCGGCGCATCGGCGGCCCGGCTCGCCGACAAGCGGCTTTCCGCGCTCATCGGTCACTTCGGCAGCCTTCGCCTACGCGGTGAGGACTTCGAGTTCCCCGACGTGATCGGGGCAGCTTACGAGTACCTGCTGAAGGACTTCGCCGACTCGGCGGGCGCTAAGGGTGGGGAGTTCTATACCCCGCGCGCAGTGGTACGGATGATGGTCGAGCTGGCGCGTCCCCAGGCAGGCCAGAGCGTGTACGACCCCTGCGTCGGCTCCGGCGGCATGCTCATCCATGCCAAGGAGTACATCGAGGAACACGGTGGTGACACCGAGGACCTGGCCTTGGCCGGGCAGGATGCCAACAATGGCTCCTGGGTTATGGCCACGATGAATATGTTGTTCCACGGCGCCAGCGACTTCGACCTACGCACCGGTGACACGCTCACCAACCCGCTGCACCTCCACAATTCGTATGACGTGGTACTCAGTAATCCGCCCTTCTCCATGGACTACAAGGCTGCGGAGGTGTCCGACCTCGAAGAGCGGATGCCGTACGGTCAGACGTCCGAGAAGGGCAAGGCAGACCTGATGTTCCTCCAGCACATGCTGCACATGGCCAAGGGCCGTGGCGGCTCGGTTTTCACCGTGATGCCGCACGGTGTGCTGTTCCGTGGCGGCGCGGAGGGCGACATCCGGGCTGAGCTAATTGAGAAGGACTTGCTGGAGGCTGTGATCGGCCTGCCGCCCAACCTTTTCTACGGCACGGGGATTCCGGCCTGCGTCCTGGTTTTGAGGGCGCGGGGGCGCAAGCGCACGGACCGGCACGACAAGGTGCTCTTCATCAATGCGGACCGCGAGTTCCATGCCGAGCGTGCGCAGAACGTACTGCTGCCGGAGCACGTGGAGAAGATCGTATCCACCTTCCACGCGCCTACTGCGAACGGGGACGTGCCCCGATTCGCCCGATGGGTGGAACGCAAGGAACTGAGGGAGAACAAGTACAACCTCAACATCCGCCGCTATGTGGACAACACTCCGCCCCCGGAGCCGCAGGACGTACAGGCGCACCTGACGGGCGGCGTCCCGAGGGCGGAGATCGAGGTGGACGAGAAGAAGAAACTGCTGAAGGCGTACGACGTCCAGGTCACGGACCTGTTCCAGGAGCGCCCGTCGGACGGCAACGGAAGCGGGCCGGCCTACGTGGACTTCCTGCCGGCGGAACGCCGCCCGGACGCCGAACGGCTTACCGAGCTGGCCAAGAGCCGGGAACAGGAACTGTGGACGGCGTTCGACAAGTGGTGGACGACGGAAACGGATCAGATCGCCGCGTTGGCGCCCTACGACGAGGACGACCGCACGGAGTTCGAGAAACGAGCCCAGCTTGCCCGCCTACGGGCCGACCTGATCAATTCCTTCCGCGAGCTGCTTCTCGGCGTGGGCCTGCTGGACCGGTACGCGCTCGCTGGTGCGGTCGCGGGATGGTGGCAGGACGCCAGGAACGAACTGAAGGCGTTGGCCGGCAACGGCTTCAAGGGCGTCGTCGAGGGGTGGGTCGACACGGTCGAGACTATGTTGAACCCGGAGCCCAACCCGTGGACGGGCGGCGCCCGCAAGCGTTCGGGCGCGGAACGCCGTGAGGCATACGCACACAAGGTCGTGGCCCGTATCGCCCCCAAGTTCCTGAACGACTTGGCCGAGGCGGACGCGCGCAAGGCGGAACTGGACACGAAGGTAAAGGCGGCTGAGGAAGCAGAGGCAGCGCGGGCCGCAGCGGCGGTGGGGGTGACGGACGACGGCGAGTCCACCGAGCCCTCCGATAACACTGTCCTCGACCCGGCTGTGGCGGATGCGCTGCTCAGCGAGGCCGACCTGAAAAAGCTGAAGCGTGACCGCACGGCGGCGGGCAAGGCGGTGAAGGCGCTAGAGGAGGCGTTTTATCCGCTGGACGGGATGGGAGCCGAGGCGACTGCTGCCGCTCCGACCGCGAAGCAGAAGAAGGCAGCCGGCTTCGCCGAGCAGACAGCCATGTCTGTGACACCGGGGCTGCACGAGGCCCGGGACGTGCTGGACGATGCGGGCGCGCGCGAGGTCGTACTCGGCATCCTCCGGGACGACTTGGCATCGAAGCTGGAGGGTCATGTCATCCGCAGACGCCGCAAGTTGGTCGACGCCTACTTGGGCTGGGAGCGCAAGTACCTCGTATCGCTGCGCGACATCGAAGCCCGGCGCGAGGCTGCGGCGGAGCGGTTGAACGGGTTTCTGGAGGAGCTGGGTTATGTCGGCTGA
- a CDS encoding AAA family ATPase, which yields MLLRFRVANVRSLREVQELSFVVPEESKDEQAAARETLLSDGRRLPVHTVLGVFGANASGKSNVIAALKNMRHAVLRSYADWTSYDGIPREEFALDPKAASETSLYEADFVLGDGVRWTYGFELGERRIEAEWLFAYPKGRRQVWFDRDATRDKEYDFPGDRLRDRTRLARTTRSDALLLTRAANDGHEQLTPVFDWFKNNLWDVTPETERTQREAYTAMQLLKSEDFRRRAEELLRVADLGICGVEVEQTSSGRPLVRLIHSGGGEQTAMEWGSESWGTRSWFALIGPLLLALDTGAVLLIDELDASLHSRFAAEVVRLFQAPWVNPKGAQLIFTGHDPSLLRTPGGGRLLEPGQLWLTEKDERGVTELFSVADWEPTDEEDLMASYLAGTFGAVPRVSEGQIGRRLLRTNDMARMEAEGV from the coding sequence ATGCTGCTGAGATTCCGGGTGGCGAACGTCCGGTCCTTGCGTGAAGTGCAGGAACTGTCGTTCGTCGTCCCCGAGGAGAGCAAAGACGAGCAGGCCGCGGCCCGCGAGACATTGCTCTCCGACGGCCGTCGGCTCCCCGTCCACACAGTCCTCGGTGTCTTCGGGGCCAACGCGTCCGGCAAGTCCAATGTCATCGCCGCGCTGAAGAACATGCGCCACGCAGTCCTGCGTTCCTACGCTGACTGGACGTCGTACGACGGCATCCCGCGTGAGGAGTTCGCGCTGGACCCCAAGGCCGCCTCGGAGACTTCGCTGTACGAAGCGGACTTCGTTCTCGGCGACGGCGTTCGCTGGACGTACGGGTTCGAACTCGGGGAACGGCGGATCGAGGCGGAATGGCTCTTCGCCTACCCCAAGGGCCGGCGCCAGGTGTGGTTCGACCGGGACGCCACCCGCGACAAGGAATACGACTTTCCCGGCGACCGCCTTCGCGACCGCACCCGACTGGCCCGCACGACCCGGTCGGACGCTCTGCTCCTGACGCGAGCCGCCAACGATGGTCACGAGCAGCTCACACCGGTCTTCGACTGGTTCAAGAACAATCTCTGGGACGTCACACCCGAGACCGAGCGCACCCAGCGCGAGGCCTATACCGCCATGCAGTTGCTGAAGAGCGAGGACTTCCGGCGGCGGGCGGAGGAACTGCTTCGGGTGGCCGACCTCGGCATTTGTGGAGTCGAGGTCGAGCAGACGTCGTCCGGCCGCCCGCTGGTACGGCTGATTCACTCGGGCGGTGGCGAACAGACGGCCATGGAATGGGGCTCCGAGTCATGGGGGACCCGCTCCTGGTTCGCCCTGATCGGTCCGCTGCTCCTCGCTCTGGACACCGGCGCGGTACTGCTCATCGACGAACTCGACGCCAGCCTGCACTCACGCTTCGCGGCCGAGGTCGTACGCCTTTTTCAGGCCCCCTGGGTGAACCCGAAGGGTGCCCAACTGATCTTCACCGGTCACGACCCCTCTCTGCTGCGCACACCAGGCGGCGGTCGGCTGCTGGAACCGGGGCAGCTCTGGCTCACGGAGAAGGACGAGCGGGGCGTGACAGAGCTCTTCTCGGTCGCGGACTGGGAGCCCACGGACGAGGAGGACCTGATGGCCTCGTATCTCGCGGGCACCTTCGGGGCGGTGCCGAGGGTGTCGGAGGGGCAGATCGGGCGGCGGTTGCTGCGGACGAACGACATGGCGCGGATGGAGGCGGAAGGGGTCTGA
- a CDS encoding GbsR/MarR family transcriptional regulator, whose product MSEQAERHQGQSAGRDEEAVSRFVERFAAELTEAGMQRMASRVFAALLASDSGSLTSAELAEQLQISPAAVSGAVRYLVQVNMVRREREPGTRRDRYRLYNELWYETLGNREKVLTRWEEVLREGAKTLGPDTPAGARVAETVEFFEFMQGELDVLLERWREHRAQRLAEEG is encoded by the coding sequence GTGAGCGAGCAGGCAGAGCGGCACCAGGGCCAGAGCGCCGGGCGGGACGAGGAGGCGGTCTCCCGCTTCGTGGAACGCTTCGCGGCAGAGCTGACCGAGGCGGGCATGCAGCGGATGGCCTCCCGGGTCTTCGCGGCGCTGCTCGCGTCCGACTCCGGCAGCCTCACCTCGGCCGAACTGGCCGAACAGCTGCAGATCAGCCCCGCCGCCGTCTCCGGCGCGGTCCGCTACCTGGTGCAGGTCAACATGGTCCGCCGCGAGCGCGAACCGGGCACCCGGCGGGACCGCTACCGGCTCTACAACGAGCTCTGGTACGAGACCCTGGGCAACCGCGAGAAGGTGCTGACCCGCTGGGAGGAAGTGCTGCGGGAGGGCGCGAAGACCCTCGGTCCGGACACGCCGGCCGGCGCCCGGGTCGCCGAGACCGTCGAGTTCTTCGAGTTCATGCAGGGCGAGCTGGACGTACTGCTGGAACGCTGGCGCGAACACCGGGCGCAGCGGCTGGCGGAGGAAGGCTGA
- a CDS encoding adenylosuccinate synthase: protein MPALVLLGAQWGDEGKGKATDLLGGSVDYVVRYQGGNNAGHTVVVGDQKYALHLLPSGILSPGCTPVIGNGVVVDPAVLLSELSGLNERGVDTSKLVISGNAHLITPYNITVDKVTERFLGKRKIGTTGRGIGPTYADKINRTGIRVQDLFDESILHQKVEAALDFKNQVLAKLYNHRAVVAEQVVEEMLGYADQIRGYVADTTLLLNNAIDDGKVVLFEGGQGTLLDVDHGTYPFVTSSNPTAGGACTGAGVGPTKISRVIGILKAYTTRVGAGPFPTELFDADGEALRTIGGERGVTTGRDRRCGWFDAVIARYATRVNGLTDFFLTKLDVLTGWEQIPVCVAYEIDGKRVEELPYSQTDFHHAKPIYETLPGWSEDITKAKTFAELPKNAQAYVKALEEMSGAPISAIGVGPGRDETIQINSFLD from the coding sequence GTGCCCGCACTTGTGCTGCTCGGTGCTCAGTGGGGTGATGAGGGCAAGGGAAAGGCCACCGATCTGCTCGGTGGGTCCGTCGACTATGTGGTGCGTTACCAGGGCGGCAACAACGCCGGTCACACGGTTGTCGTAGGCGACCAGAAATACGCGCTGCACCTTCTCCCTTCCGGAATCCTCTCGCCGGGGTGCACCCCGGTGATCGGCAACGGTGTCGTCGTCGACCCGGCGGTCCTGCTCTCCGAGCTGAGCGGACTCAACGAGCGCGGCGTCGACACGTCCAAGCTGGTGATCAGCGGTAACGCGCATCTGATCACCCCGTACAACATCACCGTCGACAAGGTCACGGAACGTTTCCTCGGTAAGCGGAAGATCGGTACGACCGGCCGGGGCATCGGCCCGACCTACGCCGACAAGATCAACCGCACCGGCATCCGGGTGCAGGACCTCTTCGACGAGTCGATCCTGCACCAGAAGGTCGAGGCGGCCCTCGACTTCAAGAACCAGGTGCTGGCCAAGCTCTACAACCACCGCGCGGTGGTCGCCGAGCAGGTCGTCGAGGAGATGCTCGGCTACGCGGACCAGATCCGTGGCTACGTGGCCGACACCACCCTCCTGCTGAACAACGCGATCGACGACGGCAAGGTCGTCCTCTTCGAGGGCGGCCAGGGCACGCTGCTCGACGTGGACCACGGCACCTACCCGTTCGTGACCTCCTCCAACCCGACCGCGGGCGGCGCCTGCACCGGTGCGGGGGTCGGCCCCACGAAGATCAGCCGGGTCATCGGCATCCTCAAGGCGTACACGACCCGGGTCGGCGCCGGTCCGTTCCCGACCGAGCTGTTCGACGCGGACGGCGAGGCGCTGCGCACCATCGGCGGCGAGCGCGGTGTCACCACCGGCCGCGACCGGCGCTGCGGCTGGTTCGACGCGGTCATCGCCCGCTACGCGACCCGCGTCAACGGCCTGACCGACTTCTTCCTCACCAAGCTGGACGTGCTCACCGGCTGGGAGCAGATCCCGGTCTGCGTCGCCTACGAGATCGACGGCAAGCGCGTCGAGGAACTGCCCTACTCGCAGACCGACTTCCACCACGCGAAGCCGATCTACGAGACGCTGCCGGGCTGGTCCGAGGACATCACCAAGGCCAAGACGTTCGCCGAGCTGCCGAAGAACGCGCAGGCGTACGTCAAGGCGCTGGAGGAGATGTCGGGCGCCCCGATCTCCGCGATCGGCGTCGGCCCCGGCCGGGACGAGACGATCCAGATCAACTCGTTCCTGGACTGA
- a CDS encoding DUF6082 family protein: MSEIGPRKAIWVLQNLGVVLAAGAACVLLSLIMTMVPGLRTPGSGNAGQAYGAAASSTAVLVLFYMARTLRLQRDETSLQRQELELQRAEMRLQRTELELQRDEMRRSAGELHRSAEAGLRRLHMDLLKMSIADPELAEVWPKFAPDLTVKENRQYLYANLIYCHTMLAHKLEMANDREALGHLRYIVTSPAFRGYWESARFMRAEMDPDSHESHFATLVDEALTQTNGQAPHAPNLRLIEGQHTEQ, from the coding sequence GTGAGCGAAATCGGACCACGCAAGGCGATTTGGGTACTGCAAAATCTGGGGGTTGTCCTGGCGGCCGGAGCGGCTTGTGTGCTGCTGAGCCTGATCATGACGATGGTCCCCGGGCTGCGTACCCCGGGCAGTGGGAATGCGGGCCAGGCTTATGGTGCCGCGGCGTCCTCCACTGCCGTTCTGGTGCTGTTCTACATGGCGAGGACGCTGCGCCTGCAGCGTGACGAGACCTCGCTGCAACGCCAGGAACTGGAACTGCAACGCGCGGAAATGCGGCTGCAACGCACCGAACTGGAGCTCCAGCGGGACGAGATGCGCCGGTCGGCGGGCGAACTGCACCGCAGCGCCGAGGCCGGACTGCGGCGCCTGCACATGGACCTGCTCAAGATGAGCATCGCCGACCCGGAGCTGGCCGAGGTCTGGCCCAAGTTCGCCCCGGACCTGACGGTGAAGGAGAACCGCCAGTATCTGTACGCGAATTTGATCTACTGCCACACCATGCTCGCGCACAAGCTGGAGATGGCGAACGACCGGGAGGCCCTCGGCCATCTGCGGTACATCGTCACCTCGCCGGCCTTCCGCGGCTACTGGGAATCGGCCCGCTTCATGCGTGCCGAAATGGACCCCGACTCGCACGAGAGCCACTTCGCCACCCTCGTCGACGAGGCACTGACCCAGACGAACGGGCAAGCACCGCACGCACCGAACCTGCGTTTGATCGAGGGTCAACACACCGAGCAGTGA